A stretch of Streptomyces vietnamensis DNA encodes these proteins:
- a CDS encoding DsbA family protein, translating into MNDSTTAPASPVVLEAWFDLQCPDCFQALDDVRALREKYGDRLDVQLRHFPLAKHKHAYAAAQAAEEAFEQGKGWPYAEALLARTAELGDRGEPVLLEVAAELGLDAEEFDTALIDGRHLLTVDADEAEGKAIKVTGTPTYVIGGERLDGGQSQEGLRERIEEITDRLLADR; encoded by the coding sequence ATGAACGACTCCACCACCGCGCCCGCCTCCCCCGTCGTCCTGGAGGCGTGGTTCGACCTCCAGTGCCCCGACTGCTTCCAGGCCCTCGACGACGTCCGCGCGCTCCGCGAGAAGTACGGCGACCGGCTCGACGTACAGCTGCGCCACTTCCCGCTGGCCAAGCACAAGCACGCGTACGCCGCCGCCCAGGCCGCCGAGGAGGCCTTCGAGCAGGGCAAGGGCTGGCCGTACGCGGAGGCGCTGCTCGCCAGGACCGCCGAGCTCGGCGACCGGGGCGAGCCGGTCCTCCTGGAGGTGGCTGCCGAACTCGGCCTGGACGCCGAGGAGTTCGACACCGCCCTGATCGACGGCCGGCACCTGCTGACCGTGGACGCCGACGAGGCCGAGGGCAAGGCGATCAAGGTCACCGGCACCCCGACCTACGTCATCGGCGGCGAGCGCCTGGACGGCGGCCAGAGCCAGGAGGGCCTGCGGGAGCGGATCGAGGAGATCACCGACCGGCTCCTGGCGGACCGGTAG
- a CDS encoding SsgA family sporulation/cell division regulator: MNTTVSCELHLRLVVSSESSLPVPAGLRYDTADPYAVHATFHTGAEETVEWVFARDLLAEGLHRPTGTGDVRVWPSRSHGQGVVCIALSSPEGEALLEAPARALESFLKRTDAAVPPGTEHRHFDLDTELSHILADS, encoded by the coding sequence ATGAACACCACGGTCAGCTGCGAGCTGCACCTGCGCCTCGTTGTGTCGAGCGAGTCCTCACTGCCTGTACCCGCGGGCCTGCGGTATGACACGGCCGATCCGTATGCCGTGCACGCCACCTTCCACACCGGAGCCGAAGAGACGGTCGAGTGGGTCTTCGCCCGCGACCTTCTCGCCGAGGGGCTGCACCGGCCCACCGGCACGGGCGACGTCCGCGTCTGGCCGTCCCGCAGCCACGGTCAGGGAGTCGTCTGCATCGCGTTGAGCTCCCCCGAGGGAGAAGCCCTGCTCGAGGCCCCGGCGAGGGCCCTGGAGTCGTTCCTGAAGAGGACCGACGCCGCGGTGCCACCGGGCACCGAGCACCGGCACTTCGACCTCGATACGGAGCTCTCCCACATCCTGGCCGACAGCTGA
- a CDS encoding zf-TFIIB domain-containing protein, which produces MQCPKCHAAMHTYNRNGVQIEQCSGCRGIFLDYGELEALTRLESQWVQQAPPAPPAYPAQPAAPAWGAPHHGGHHGGHHGGHHHKGGFGRLLFSS; this is translated from the coding sequence ATGCAGTGTCCCAAGTGCCATGCGGCCATGCACACGTACAACCGCAACGGTGTCCAGATCGAGCAGTGCAGCGGTTGCCGGGGCATATTCCTGGACTACGGAGAGCTGGAGGCCCTGACCCGCCTGGAGTCCCAGTGGGTCCAGCAGGCGCCGCCCGCCCCGCCGGCCTACCCGGCGCAGCCTGCCGCGCCCGCCTGGGGTGCCCCGCACCACGGCGGCCACCACGGTGGTCACCACGGCGGTCACCACCACAAGGGCGGCTTCGGACGGCTGCTCTTCTCCTCCTGA
- a CDS encoding serine/threonine-protein kinase yields the protein MAMMRLRREDPRIVGSFRLHRRLGAGGMGVVYLGSDRRGQRVALKVIRPDLAEDQEFRSRFAREVSAARRIRGGCTARLVAADLEADRPWFATQYVPGPSLHDRVAEEGPLRAADVASIGAALSEGLVAVHEAGVVHRDLKPSNILLSPKGPRIIDFGIAWATGASTLTHVGTAVGSPGFLAPEQVRGAAVTPATDVFSLGATLAYAAMADSPFGHGSSEVMLYRVVHEEPQLHGVPDALAPLIRACLAKDPEDRPSTLQLSMRLKEIAAREAQGLPVSRPPVQRERTEERNTVRPTERYTERDVPGRGAERGGERGSERGGERGPERGAGRAPSSRPSSTGPGPRTGGSRGPQSRPGTRPGARSTSTGRRPANPRLLRQRLFVFVVVTLVVALGIAAAQALQG from the coding sequence ATGGCGATGATGCGGCTCCGGCGCGAGGATCCGCGGATCGTCGGGTCGTTCCGGCTCCACCGCAGGCTGGGGGCCGGCGGGATGGGCGTCGTGTACCTGGGGTCCGACCGGCGCGGCCAGCGCGTGGCGCTGAAGGTGATCCGGCCCGACCTGGCCGAGGACCAGGAGTTCCGGTCGCGGTTCGCGCGCGAGGTGTCGGCCGCACGGCGGATCCGGGGCGGCTGCACCGCGCGGCTCGTCGCGGCCGATCTGGAGGCCGACCGCCCCTGGTTCGCCACCCAGTACGTGCCCGGCCCCTCGCTGCACGACCGGGTCGCCGAGGAGGGCCCGCTGCGCGCCGCCGACGTGGCCTCGATCGGGGCCGCGCTCTCCGAGGGCCTCGTCGCCGTCCACGAGGCCGGGGTCGTCCACCGGGACCTCAAGCCCTCGAACATCCTGCTCTCCCCGAAGGGCCCTCGGATCATCGACTTCGGGATCGCCTGGGCGACGGGCGCGAGCACCCTCACCCATGTCGGCACCGCCGTCGGATCGCCCGGCTTCCTCGCCCCCGAGCAGGTGCGCGGCGCGGCCGTCACCCCGGCCACCGACGTGTTCTCGCTCGGCGCCACCCTGGCGTACGCGGCGATGGCCGACTCCCCCTTCGGGCACGGCAGTTCCGAGGTCATGCTCTACCGCGTCGTGCACGAGGAGCCGCAGCTCCACGGCGTGCCGGACGCGCTCGCGCCGCTGATCCGGGCCTGCCTCGCGAAGGACCCGGAAGACCGTCCCAGCACCCTGCAGCTGTCCATGCGGCTCAAGGAGATCGCGGCGCGCGAGGCCCAGGGGCTTCCCGTCTCCCGACCGCCCGTGCAGCGGGAGCGGACCGAGGAGCGGAACACCGTCCGGCCGACCGAGCGGTACACCGAGCGGGACGTGCCTGGTCGTGGTGCCGAGCGGGGTGGCGAGCGCGGTTCCGAGCGGGGCGGGGAGCGTGGACCTGAGCGGGGGGCGGGGCGTGCGCCCTCGTCCCGTCCTTCGTCGACGGGACCCGGGCCTCGGACCGGAGGGTCGCGCGGGCCTCAGTCCCGGCCCGGGACCCGGCCCGGTGCCCGGTCCACGTCGACCGGCCGCCGCCCCGCCAATCCTCGGCTGCTGCGGCAGCGGCTCTTCGTGTTCGTGGTCGTGACGCTCGTCGTGGCCCTCGGCATCGCCGCCGCTCAGGCCCTTCAGGGGTAG
- a CDS encoding aminotransferase class IV has translation MKLWVNGGLHDAETARVSVLDHGLTVGDGIFETVKAERGETFALTLHLERLTRSARGLGLPDPDLDEVRRACAAVLEANPMELGRLRITYTGGLSPLGSERGDAGTSLVVALGETGRRPDSTAVITVPWTRNERGALTGLKTTSYAENVVALARAREQGASEALFANTVGQLCEGTGSNVFVVVDGRILTPPVSSGCLAGITRALAVEWTGAEETDLPLEVLESADEIFLTSTLRDVQAVHRVDGRELAGAPGPVTAKAMRVFDERAAADRDPELA, from the coding sequence ATGAAACTCTGGGTCAACGGCGGGCTGCACGACGCGGAGACCGCCCGGGTCTCCGTACTGGACCACGGACTGACCGTCGGCGACGGCATCTTCGAGACGGTCAAGGCGGAGCGCGGCGAAACGTTTGCTCTCACCCTCCACCTGGAGCGCCTCACCCGCTCCGCCCGCGGTCTCGGACTGCCCGACCCGGACCTCGACGAGGTCCGCCGTGCCTGCGCCGCCGTCCTGGAGGCCAACCCGATGGAGCTCGGCCGGCTCCGCATCACGTACACCGGTGGTCTCTCCCCGCTCGGCTCCGAGCGCGGCGACGCCGGGACGAGCCTGGTCGTCGCCCTCGGCGAGACCGGTCGCCGCCCCGACTCCACCGCCGTGATCACCGTCCCCTGGACGCGGAACGAGCGCGGCGCCCTCACCGGCCTCAAGACCACCTCGTACGCCGAGAACGTCGTCGCCCTCGCCAGGGCGCGCGAGCAGGGGGCCTCCGAGGCGCTCTTCGCCAACACCGTGGGGCAGCTCTGCGAGGGCACCGGCTCCAACGTCTTCGTCGTGGTCGACGGCCGGATCCTCACCCCGCCCGTCTCCTCCGGCTGCCTCGCGGGCATCACGCGCGCGCTCGCCGTGGAGTGGACCGGCGCGGAGGAGACCGACCTGCCGCTCGAGGTGCTCGAGAGCGCCGACGAGATCTTCCTGACCTCGACCCTTCGCGACGTCCAGGCCGTGCACCGGGTCGACGGCCGTGAGCTCGCGGGCGCGCCCGGGCCCGTCACGGCCAAGGCGATGCGGGTCTTCGACGAGCGGGCGGCCGCGGACCGGGATCCGGAGCTCGCGTAA
- a CDS encoding SCO7613 C-terminal domain-containing membrane protein, protein MDNSLPPADELVLVDRELAQLDARRSQLLARRAWLIQVLYPPVAAAAPLHPRPPVADSTPRSAQNVLLTLGGTLLTIAAVAFTLVSWGSMGIGARTTVLAVVTGAALAAPVALLRKGLRSTAESVAALGLVLTVLDAYALHRVALPETDGPGYTAVASAVLAGAWTAYGSALSRLRIPLPVAVLAAQLPLPLGVLAAGGGSTAFAWAALLTATADAALVLWTRPAAVRITAGTAGAALGGWALLTGGWLSLTSPWSGAALLLAGAAVTLYGAWRVPAVATAASAIAGLSLLTAVGGLLRTALPADWAVPGYVLVALALASVWLLGGTPDATAPREGVSGQGGAAAPGSDLPHGTGSGPAGGGIRLPQGIRLGLAGAGAGVAALGVAWALPPAPAGLLGPVARTTEVWSGEHTARALTSYPATAVLVLAVAVAALATLPRLWARCGALALAWALLTALPVSLDLPYAATLVLQLLTTAAALWIAVRPGPLTRGLRTPTAPTGHPEAPGTTTPTAPASSAPSTDGPGAPPETGSAIPAAPAAAPSVTPAAGGPTTPPKSGSTAPEPPAAPQASGPTAPGSPTAGGPAASWPAWAPRPPAQAVAPAPGVVLGWVAYVAGLASAGSAVALALDVRGATFAVLGAVLALLTGVAVLGADARRVVSATGAVLAATGLVLAVAAANRFEDHWTALALLLVPAATAAVGSRAPRPVALAVEVTGGAVGLLALGLAVDRPAFLALALALGGVIAAATAVRPERRRFASWTAAVLFLLATWVRLAVWDVTTPEAYTLPVTLPALVVGFLRRRRDPEASSWTAYGPGLAVTLLPSLFAAWTDQEWARPLALGVAALAVTLLGARFRLQALLVLGGAVLALDGLHELAPYVVQVVGALPRWLPPALAGLLLLAVGATYEQRLRDARRLRERLARMR, encoded by the coding sequence ATGGACAACTCCCTGCCGCCCGCGGACGAGCTGGTGCTCGTCGACCGCGAGCTGGCGCAACTCGACGCGCGCCGGTCCCAGTTGCTGGCCCGCCGCGCCTGGCTGATCCAGGTGCTGTACCCGCCGGTCGCGGCGGCGGCCCCGCTGCACCCTCGTCCGCCGGTCGCGGACTCGACGCCGCGGAGCGCGCAGAACGTGCTCCTGACGCTCGGCGGCACGCTGCTGACGATCGCGGCGGTCGCCTTCACCCTGGTGAGCTGGGGCTCGATGGGGATCGGCGCCCGCACGACGGTGCTGGCCGTGGTGACCGGTGCGGCGCTCGCGGCGCCGGTGGCGCTGCTGCGCAAGGGCCTGCGGTCGACGGCCGAGTCGGTGGCGGCGCTCGGCCTGGTCCTGACGGTCCTCGACGCGTACGCGCTGCACCGGGTGGCGCTGCCGGAGACGGACGGCCCGGGGTACACGGCGGTGGCGTCGGCGGTCCTCGCGGGCGCGTGGACGGCGTACGGCTCGGCACTGTCCCGGCTGCGGATCCCGCTGCCGGTCGCCGTGCTCGCGGCGCAGCTGCCGCTGCCGCTCGGTGTACTCGCGGCCGGCGGCGGGTCGACGGCCTTCGCGTGGGCGGCGCTCCTGACGGCGACGGCGGACGCGGCGCTCGTGCTGTGGACCCGGCCGGCGGCGGTCCGGATCACGGCGGGCACCGCCGGGGCCGCCCTGGGCGGCTGGGCCCTGCTGACGGGCGGCTGGCTGTCCCTGACGTCTCCGTGGAGCGGCGCGGCGCTCCTCCTGGCGGGCGCGGCGGTGACGCTGTACGGGGCGTGGCGCGTCCCGGCCGTCGCGACGGCGGCCTCGGCGATCGCGGGCCTGTCGCTCCTGACGGCTGTCGGCGGCCTCCTGCGCACGGCGCTCCCCGCCGACTGGGCGGTACCGGGGTACGTACTCGTCGCACTGGCCCTGGCGTCGGTGTGGCTCCTGGGCGGCACGCCCGACGCGACGGCACCCCGGGAGGGCGTGTCCGGCCAGGGCGGCGCAGCGGCACCCGGCAGTGACCTGCCGCACGGTACGGGGTCGGGCCCGGCCGGCGGCGGCATACGCCTGCCGCAGGGGATCCGGCTCGGGCTCGCCGGTGCGGGTGCCGGCGTCGCGGCCCTCGGGGTCGCGTGGGCGCTGCCGCCGGCGCCGGCGGGGCTCCTCGGGCCGGTGGCCCGGACGACGGAGGTCTGGTCGGGCGAGCACACCGCCCGCGCCCTGACCTCCTACCCGGCGACGGCGGTCCTGGTCCTGGCGGTGGCCGTCGCCGCTCTGGCGACCCTCCCCCGGCTCTGGGCCCGGTGCGGGGCCCTCGCCCTGGCCTGGGCGCTGCTCACGGCCCTGCCGGTCTCCCTCGACCTGCCGTACGCGGCGACGCTCGTCCTCCAGCTGCTCACGACGGCGGCGGCCCTGTGGATCGCGGTCCGCCCGGGCCCGCTGACCCGCGGCCTGCGCACGCCCACCGCCCCGACCGGACACCCGGAAGCTCCCGGAACGACCACGCCGACGGCCCCGGCGTCCTCCGCACCCTCGACCGACGGCCCGGGTGCGCCCCCGGAGACCGGGTCGGCCATACCGGCGGCCCCGGCCGCCGCTCCCTCCGTCACGCCTGCGGCCGGCGGCCCGACCACGCCGCCGAAGAGCGGCTCGACCGCGCCGGAGCCCCCGGCCGCGCCTCAGGCCTCCGGGCCGACCGCCCCGGGCTCTCCCACCGCCGGCGGCCCGGCGGCCTCCTGGCCCGCGTGGGCGCCCCGGCCCCCGGCGCAGGCCGTCGCCCCGGCGCCCGGGGTCGTGCTCGGGTGGGTCGCGTACGTCGCCGGGCTCGCGTCCGCCGGGAGCGCGGTCGCTCTCGCCCTGGACGTGCGGGGCGCCACCTTCGCCGTGCTCGGCGCGGTCCTCGCGCTCCTGACCGGGGTCGCGGTGCTCGGTGCGGACGCGCGCCGGGTGGTCTCCGCCACCGGCGCGGTGCTCGCGGCGACGGGGCTCGTCCTCGCGGTGGCCGCCGCGAACCGCTTCGAGGACCACTGGACGGCGCTCGCGCTGCTGCTCGTCCCGGCGGCGACCGCCGCCGTCGGCTCCAGGGCGCCGCGCCCGGTGGCCCTGGCGGTCGAGGTCACGGGCGGCGCCGTGGGGCTGCTCGCCCTCGGCCTCGCCGTGGACCGGCCCGCGTTCCTCGCGCTCGCGCTGGCCCTGGGCGGGGTGATCGCGGCGGCGACGGCCGTGCGGCCGGAGCGGCGGCGGTTCGCCTCGTGGACGGCGGCGGTGCTGTTCCTGCTCGCCACGTGGGTGCGGCTCGCGGTCTGGGACGTGACGACCCCGGAGGCGTACACGCTCCCGGTGACGCTGCCCGCGCTGGTCGTCGGGTTCCTGCGGCGGCGCCGGGACCCGGAGGCCTCGTCCTGGACGGCGTACGGCCCCGGTCTCGCGGTGACGCTGCTGCCGAGCCTGTTCGCGGCCTGGACGGACCAGGAGTGGGCGCGCCCGCTGGCCCTGGGGGTCGCGGCGCTCGCGGTGACGCTGCTCGGCGCGCGGTTCCGGCTCCAGGCCCTCCTGGTGCTCGGCGGCGCGGTGCTCGCCCTGGACGGGCTGCACGAGCTGGCGCCGTACGTGGTGCAGGTGGTGGGCGCGCTGCCGCGCTGGCTGCCGCCGGCCCTGGCGGGACTGCTGCTGCTCGCGGTGGGCGCCACGTACGAGCAGCGGCTGCGGGACGCGCGGCGGCTGCGGGAGCGGCTCGCACGGATGCGGTGA
- a CDS encoding chorismate-binding protein, with the protein MHDLAPLARFGGLVATDLRDVTHDPEALDSAGFWAVCADFEGRLTCARFGDVRPDPVPAPVPGAWRGPAAGDWTSSLDRAAYTAGVRRVREHIARGEVYQANLCRVLTAPLPDPAAADVDALTALLARGNPAPYAGTIRLPAHGVEIATASPELYLRREGALISSGPIKGTGRTAADLLPKDHAENVMIVDLVRNDLGRVSETGTVAVPELCAVEEHPGLVHLVSTVTGLLREDAGWPELLAATFPPGSVTGAPKSSALRIIEALETAPRGPYCGGIGWVDADAGTGELAVGIRTFWIDRPEGVLRFGTGAGITWGSDPEREWEETELKADRLVAIASGAYESSGAYESGAREASGRATSR; encoded by the coding sequence GTGCACGACCTTGCTCCTCTGGCCCGCTTCGGCGGCCTCGTCGCGACCGACCTCCGGGACGTCACCCACGACCCCGAGGCACTGGACTCCGCAGGCTTCTGGGCCGTCTGCGCGGACTTCGAAGGGCGCCTCACCTGCGCGCGCTTCGGGGACGTCCGGCCCGACCCGGTCCCCGCGCCCGTCCCGGGCGCCTGGCGCGGTCCCGCCGCCGGTGACTGGACGTCCTCGCTCGACCGCGCCGCGTACACCGCGGGCGTACGGCGCGTGCGCGAGCACATCGCGCGCGGCGAGGTCTACCAGGCGAACCTCTGCCGGGTGCTGACCGCGCCGCTGCCGGACCCGGCCGCCGCCGACGTCGACGCCCTCACCGCGCTCCTGGCCCGCGGCAACCCCGCCCCCTATGCCGGAACGATCCGTCTGCCCGCCCACGGCGTGGAGATCGCCACCGCGTCCCCCGAGCTCTATCTGCGCAGGGAAGGGGCCCTGATCTCCTCCGGCCCCATCAAGGGGACCGGCCGCACCGCCGCCGACCTCCTCCCCAAGGACCACGCGGAGAACGTGATGATCGTCGACCTGGTCCGCAACGACCTGGGCCGCGTCAGCGAGACCGGCACCGTCGCCGTCCCCGAGCTCTGCGCCGTCGAGGAGCACCCCGGCCTCGTCCACCTCGTCTCCACGGTCACCGGTCTCCTCCGCGAGGACGCCGGCTGGCCCGAGCTGCTCGCCGCCACCTTCCCGCCCGGCTCCGTCACCGGCGCGCCCAAGTCCAGCGCGCTGCGGATCATCGAGGCCCTGGAGACCGCGCCCCGCGGCCCGTACTGCGGAGGCATCGGCTGGGTCGACGCCGACGCGGGCACCGGCGAGCTGGCCGTCGGCATACGCACCTTCTGGATCGACCGCCCCGAGGGCGTGCTCCGCTTCGGCACGGGTGCCGGGATCACCTGGGGCTCCGACCCGGAGCGCGAGTGGGAGGAGACCGAGCTGAAGGCGGACCGGCTCGTCGCGATAGCGTCGGGCGCCTATGAGTCATCCGGCGCCTACGAGTCGGGCGCCCGTGAGGCGAGCGGAAGGGCCACTTCTCGATGA
- a CDS encoding CGNR zinc finger domain-containing protein: MLIPHDTRIALDTVVDLMNTAPQGERADELADVHELHAFLSAHKVSGVGELGPEDLRAVREVREKFAAVFSAPEARIAAPLINQLVAGAGTTPQLTDHDGYDWHVHYFAPGASVADHLAADCGMALAFIVVAGEQERLRRCEAPDCGRAFVDLSRNRSRRYCDSRTCGNRLHVAAYRARRKEAAG, encoded by the coding sequence GTGCTGATCCCCCACGACACCCGGATCGCCCTCGACACCGTCGTCGATCTGATGAACACCGCGCCCCAGGGCGAACGCGCCGACGAGCTCGCGGACGTCCATGAGCTCCACGCCTTCCTCTCCGCGCACAAGGTCAGCGGCGTGGGCGAGCTCGGTCCCGAGGACCTGCGCGCCGTGCGCGAGGTGCGCGAGAAGTTCGCGGCGGTCTTCTCCGCCCCCGAGGCCCGGATCGCGGCCCCCCTGATCAACCAGCTGGTGGCGGGTGCGGGCACCACCCCACAGCTCACGGACCACGACGGCTACGACTGGCACGTGCACTACTTCGCGCCGGGCGCCTCGGTGGCCGACCATCTCGCGGCCGACTGCGGCATGGCCCTGGCGTTCATCGTCGTGGCGGGCGAACAGGAGCGGCTGCGGCGCTGCGAGGCGCCGGACTGCGGCCGGGCCTTCGTGGACCTCTCGCGCAACCGCTCGCGCCGCTACTGCGACAGCCGCACCTGCGGCAACCGTCTGCACGTGGCCGCGTACCGGGCGCGCCGCAAGGAAGCCGCGGGCTGA
- a CDS encoding aminoglycoside phosphotransferase family protein: protein MDSAPRIPAPPPLHGLAALARAAAHPADGPCRCASGLVGVLADRDDGTVVRHGELVAKAHAPGTDPEAHRVRLALAGHQDVGGVFLPPLPLPRSGSDALDGRPVTVWPYGPPVAPDDPDAAPWEEAARLLALLHGTPPPPGWADRLPDMRAPAKAALAVDRMRRAAPDHPATATVLEAWRTVPEAPAAYRLLCHGDFHLGQLVRDTRSGADAPWRLIDIDDLGLGDPAWDLARPAAWFAAGLLPPEVWSRFLGAYQEAGGPAVGPDPWDRLDVPARALTVQTAALALAKSTAERRPLDEVEEVMIDTCARIAGHRTG, encoded by the coding sequence GTGGACTCAGCACCTCGGATACCCGCCCCGCCCCCGCTGCACGGCCTGGCCGCCCTCGCCCGTGCGGCGGCTCACCCGGCAGACGGTCCCTGCCGCTGCGCGAGCGGCCTGGTCGGGGTGCTGGCCGACCGGGACGACGGCACCGTCGTACGGCACGGGGAGCTGGTCGCCAAGGCGCACGCGCCCGGCACGGACCCGGAGGCCCATCGCGTACGGCTCGCGCTGGCCGGGCACCAGGACGTCGGCGGCGTCTTCCTGCCGCCCCTCCCGCTGCCGCGGTCCGGCTCCGACGCGCTCGACGGCCGCCCGGTCACCGTCTGGCCGTACGGTCCGCCCGTCGCCCCGGATGACCCCGACGCCGCACCGTGGGAGGAGGCGGCGCGGCTCCTCGCGCTGCTGCACGGGACCCCGCCCCCGCCCGGCTGGGCCGACCGCCTCCCGGACATGCGGGCCCCGGCGAAGGCGGCCCTCGCGGTGGACCGGATGCGCCGCGCGGCTCCGGACCACCCGGCGACGGCCACCGTCCTGGAGGCCTGGCGGACGGTCCCGGAAGCCCCCGCGGCGTACCGGCTCCTCTGCCACGGCGACTTCCACCTGGGCCAGCTGGTCCGCGACACCCGCTCGGGGGCCGACGCGCCCTGGCGGCTCATCGACATAGACGACCTGGGCCTGGGCGACCCCGCCTGGGATCTGGCCCGGCCCGCCGCCTGGTTCGCCGCCGGCCTCCTGCCGCCCGAGGTCTGGTCCCGCTTCCTCGGCGCGTACCAGGAGGCGGGCGGCCCCGCCGTGGGCCCCGACCCGTGGGACCGGCTCGACGTGCCCGCGCGGGCCCTGACGGTCCAGACCGCCGCCCTGGCCCTCGCCAAGTCCACGGCCGAGCGCCGGCCGCTCGACGAGGTGGAGGAAGTGATGATCGACACCTGTGCCCGCATCGCCGGACATCGAACCGGGTAG
- a CDS encoding TIGR02611 family protein, protein MNAESDERTGESADGQEAELGSRAPEFIKSRRGLHLSWQVGVFIVGLAVVGGGVVLLPLPGPGWLVIFAGMAIWATEFVWAQLVLRWTKRKVTEAAQRALDPKVRRRNIILTTIGLVIVAALLAVYFWKFGFVMPWKIDE, encoded by the coding sequence ATGAATGCGGAGAGTGACGAGCGCACCGGGGAGTCCGCAGACGGCCAGGAAGCCGAACTGGGATCCCGCGCACCGGAGTTCATCAAGTCCCGCCGGGGCCTGCATCTGAGCTGGCAGGTCGGCGTCTTCATCGTGGGACTCGCCGTGGTCGGCGGCGGAGTGGTGTTGCTGCCGCTCCCGGGGCCCGGCTGGCTGGTCATCTTCGCCGGCATGGCGATCTGGGCGACCGAGTTCGTGTGGGCCCAGCTCGTGCTCCGCTGGACCAAGCGCAAGGTCACGGAGGCCGCCCAGCGCGCCCTCGACCCCAAGGTCCGCCGTCGGAACATCATCCTCACCACCATCGGTCTGGTGATCGTCGCCGCACTGCTCGCCGTCTACTTCTGGAAGTTCGGCTTCGTCATGCCGTGGAAGATCGACGAGTGA
- a CDS encoding GNAT family N-acetyltransferase yields the protein MTTTLRPSEPLQQSADGGRSRTFDICVNSRRVGSVHLATDQAFGAASGLIERLLVDEPDRRRGRGTVAALAAEEVLRGWGCGEVQISVPAEAEAAVRMARSLGYTERSRNMVKELPAEPPRLPEGFAHRPVTEAEFEEWSAKSRAAFAQSWIDRGVPEEQALAKAEDGRRRFLPQGLATPGVTVSAGVRDGQVVGYLWVGRLEREPGKGTGFVFEVEVVEGERGKGYGRALMLLAEHIALEAGEHLLELHVFAGNTPAIRLYESLGYRTTLVNSAKPLV from the coding sequence ATGACCACCACCCTGCGGCCGTCCGAGCCGCTTCAGCAGTCCGCCGACGGCGGCCGTTCCCGCACCTTCGACATCTGTGTGAACAGCCGCCGGGTCGGATCCGTCCACCTCGCCACCGATCAGGCCTTCGGCGCCGCCTCCGGCCTGATCGAACGCCTCCTGGTCGACGAGCCCGACCGGCGCCGGGGCCGGGGCACGGTGGCGGCGCTCGCCGCGGAGGAGGTCCTCCGCGGCTGGGGCTGCGGCGAGGTGCAGATCTCGGTGCCCGCGGAGGCGGAGGCCGCGGTGCGGATGGCCCGCTCGCTCGGGTACACCGAGCGCAGCCGGAACATGGTCAAGGAACTGCCGGCCGAGCCGCCGCGGCTGCCGGAGGGCTTCGCGCACCGGCCGGTGACCGAGGCGGAGTTCGAGGAGTGGTCGGCGAAGTCCCGGGCCGCCTTCGCGCAGAGCTGGATCGACCGGGGCGTCCCGGAGGAGCAGGCGCTCGCCAAGGCCGAGGACGGCCGCCGCCGCTTCCTCCCGCAGGGCCTCGCGACCCCGGGCGTCACCGTGTCCGCCGGCGTGCGCGACGGGCAGGTCGTCGGCTACCTGTGGGTGGGCCGTCTCGAGCGCGAGCCCGGGAAGGGGACCGGCTTCGTCTTCGAGGTCGAGGTCGTCGAGGGGGAGCGCGGCAAGGGGTACGGCAGGGCCCTCATGCTGCTCGCCGAGCACATCGCCCTGGAGGCCGGGGAGCACCTGCTCGAACTGCACGTGTTCGCGGGCAACACCCCGGCGATCCGGCTCTACGAGTCGCTCGGCTACCGCACGACGCTCGTCAACAGCGCGAAGCCGCTGGTCTGA